The following coding sequences are from one Manis pentadactyla isolate mManPen7 chromosome 13, mManPen7.hap1, whole genome shotgun sequence window:
- the LOC118931304 gene encoding olfactory receptor 6P1-like produces MEMTNQTTVTEFIFLGFPGIFYLRLTFFVMFLTVYLLSLMENTLIILTVVMEPTLQMPMYIFLGNLSFLEIWYTTVTVTKLLATCLLWGVTISVSGCITQYCFFFSMGATECILLAVMAYDQYLAIYNPLRYSLLMNTPVCLLFSAGSWIGGFIAPLLSTILISHLNFCGPQKINHFFCDSDPIFKLFCSDTFLVEALSCTCSSVVILSSFLLIMSSYGHIVVTLIRMSSQEAWRKAFSTCASHLTVVTIYYGTIIFAYVHPLAKYNFTIGKVVSVFYCVVTPLVNPLIYTLRNKDVKRAFRKFLAQKRLLMQGIWETN; encoded by the coding sequence ATGGAGATGACAAACCAGACCACAGTGACCgagttcatttttcttgggtttcCTGGTATTTTCTACCTGAGACTCACATTTTTTGTGATGTTTCTCACTGTGTATCTGCTGTCCCTCATGGAAAACACCCTCATCATCCTCACTGTTGTGATGGAGCCCACACTCCAGATGCCCATgtacattttcttaggaaatctgTCCTTCCTGGAGATCTGGTACACCACAGTTACAGTAACTAAACTGCTGGCCACCTGCCTGTTATGGGGTGTCACCATCTCTGTGTCTGGCTGTATAACCCAGTACTGCTTCTTTTTTTCCATGGGAGCTACCGAGTGCATCCTCCTGgcagtgatggcctatgaccagtACCTGGCCATCTACAATCCTCTAAGATACTCACTGCTCATGAATACTCCAGTGTGCCTCCTGTTCTCTGCTGGATCTTGGATTGGCGGCTTCATTGCCCCTCTTCTATCTACCATACTTATCTCTCATCTGAACTTCTGTGGACCCCAGAAGATCAACCATTTCTTTTGTGACTCAGACCCCATTTTTAAACTCTTTTGCTCAGATACATTCTTGGTGGAGGCCTTGAGCTGCACATGTAGCTCTGTTGTGATTCtcagttcttttcttctcatcATGTCCTCCTATGGACACATTGTGGTCACACTAATCAGAATGTCTTCCCAGGAAGCTTGGAGAAAAGCTTTCTCCACCTGTGCCTCCCACCTCACTGTGGTCACCATCTACTATGGCACCATCATCTTTGCCTATGTCCACCCTCTGGCCAAGTACAACTTCACCATTGGTAAAGTGGTCTCCGTGTTCTACTGTGTGGTCACCCCATTGGTAAATCCTCTCATATACACTCTGAGAAACAAAGATGTGAAGAGAGCCTTCAGAAAGTTTCTAGCACAAAAGAGATTGCTCATGCAGGGAATTTGGGAGACCAACTAA